The genomic region ACTATCTATAACACTTTTATTTGAACAAGCCTAAAAATTTTCATAAAAACCAATCTACATTACCTGAGCTTAGTTAAGGTTGCGTTTTTGGATAAAGAATTTTTTGAGCAGCTGGCTGCATTCGTTGGCCATTATTCCCTGGGAAACTTCTGTTTTAGGATGCAGTTGCACTCCAAATTTTTGATATCCCCGGTGATCGTCTTTGGCCGCAAAGACCAATCGGGAAAGCTGGCTCCAATATAAAGCTCCGGCACACATCTGGCAGGGCTCTAGAGTAACATACATAGTGCAGCCTTTTAAATATTTACCTCCTAAAAAACTGGCTGCCGCGGTAATGGACTGCATTTCGGCATGGGCCGTTACATCGTTTAAAGTTTCGGTAAGGTTGTGCCCACGGGCGATAATACGGTTTTTAATAACCACTACTACACCTACAGGAATTTCTCCTTTTTCAAAAGCAATTTGAGCCTCTTCAAAGGCTTTCTTCATGAAGTAGGTATCATCAAAAGGTGTAAGCACAGCGTAAATTTTTAGCAAGATAAAAAAGGAAGTGATAATTATTAAAAATAGTTTAAGGATAAAACTAAATTTGTCTTGATTATGGAATATCAGATTTTAAATAACATAGAAGGGCCGGAAAATTTAAAAGCTTTGTCTTTACAGGAATTACAGCTTTTGGCTAAAGAATTACGACAGTACATCATAGCGGTTGTTGCGGTAAAAGAAGGGCATTTAGGAGCCAGTTTGGGCGTGGTAGAACTCACTATTGCCCTTCATTTTGTATTTGATACTCCCAGGGATCTCCTGGTTTGGGATGTAGGACACCAGGCTTACGGGCATAAAATCTTAACAGGCAGACGCAAAAAATTTCATACCAATCGGCAATTAGGAGGAATAAGCGGCTTTCCTAAACGAGAAGAAAGCGTTTATGATGCTTTTGGAGTTGGGCATTCCTCCACTTCCATTTCAGCAGCACTGGGTATGGCGCTGGCTTCAAGATTAAAAGGTGATTTGGATAAACAGCATATTGCGGTTATTGGTGATGCGTCTATTGCAAGTGGGATGGCTTTTGAAGGTTTAAACCATGCCGGGGTCACCAATGCCAATTTACTGGTAATACTCAATGATAATGCTATTGGGATCGACCCCAGTGTAGGAGCCTTAAAAGAATATCTTACCAAAGCTAAAGTGGGCTATAAGCCCAAAGAAAGCAATATTATCGAGGCGCTTAATTTTCGCTATTTTGGCCCTATAGATGGTCACGATTTAGAAGGATTAGTATCTATCCTGAAAGAATTAAATGAGATAAAAGGACCAAAGTTTCTACATGTTATCACTAAAAAAGGAAAGGGATTAAAGAAGGCGGAAGAAGACCAGGTAAAATATCATGCCCCAGGAAAGTTTAAACCGGAAACCGGGGAATTACTTCCAAAAAGTGCCGAAGGCCTACCTTTAAAATATCAGGATGTCTTTGGTTTAACTTTGGTAGAATTAGCAGAAAAAAATAAGAATATTGTTGGAATTACACCGGCGATGCCAACCGGAAGTTCGCTTAAGTATATGATGGAAGCTTTCCCAGAAAGAGCCTTTGATGTAGGAATAGCAGAGCAGCATGCGGTGACCCTGGCGGCAGGTATGGCAACACAGGGAGCCATTGTTTTTTGCAATATTTATTCTACTTTTTTACAACGAGCATACGATCAGGTAATTCATGATGTCGCTTTGCAAAATCTACACGTAATTTTTTGTTTGGATCGAGCCGGTTTGGTAGGGGAAGATGGAGCTACACATCATGGCCTTTTTGATTTGGTATATTTACGTGCTATTCCCAATATGATTGTGGTCGCACCGGCAGACGAGATTGAACTTAGACAATTGTTATATACCGCTCAATTAGGTTTAACACATCCCATGGCTATACGTTATCCAAGAGGAAGAGGTGTAAACGTAAATTGGCAGCTACCTTTTAAAGCTTTGGAAATTGGTAAGGCAGTTTGTGAAAAGGAAGGTGAGAACCTTGCTGTCCTGGTTGTAGGCTCGATTATAAGGAATGCGAAATTAGCATTACAGGAGTTTAGCGAAGAGATTGGATTATACAATATGAGGTTTGTTAAGCCTTTGGATAAAACGATGCTGCATCAGGTGTTCAAAAAATATAAAACGATTCTAACTATAGAAGATGGTGTGATAAGCGGAGGTTTTGGAAGTGCGATATTAGAATTTGCAGCAGCAAATGATTATAGTTTGAAAATAAAGTGTTTGGGGATTCCAGACGCCTTTATTGAACATGGTGAGATCGGCGAATTACAAGAAATTGCCGGAATTGACGTTAAAACTATAATTAACGAGCTGAAATCTCTGTTATAAATTTTAATTTTGCGAACCCGAATAATCTAAATAACCAATGCAAGTGCGATTAATCATTAGTTTAATTTGTATTTCATTCTATCTAGGTATTTCTTCTTTATCCATGTGTGCACAAAATCAAACGGCGCAAGACACCACACAGACGCCTCAAGATTCTGCAGATGTCGAGCCGGTAATCATATACTGGTCTGAAAAAAATGCTGTTGGAGTGAATTTAAGTGAAGTAGCTTTTGTAAACTGGAATGCAGGGGGAAACAACTCCATTTCTGCCTTATTTCATGGACAGTTTGAAAGAAATTACAAGAAAAAGTTAACCAGCTGGAAAAATTACCTGTCCTTAAGATATGGACTAAACTCCCAAGAGGGACAGGAACTTAGAAAAACCGACGATCAAATTCAGTTTAAGACTACTTTTGGTTATCGTAAAGATTCGGTGTCTAACTGGTATTATTCCGGTAATATTGATTTTAGGACCCAATTTGCCAATGGTTATAAGTATCCTAATACCGATGCCGCAATCTCTAAATTCATGGCTCCGGGATATCTTTTGATAGGTGTGGGTACGCAGTTTTCGCATCCAGATGAAAACTTTAATGCGTATATCTCTCCGGTTACCGAAAAATCTACTTTTGTACTCGATCAGCGTTTAGCCAATGAAGGAGCTTTTGGGGTAGACCCGGCAGAATATGATGAGTTGGGGAATTTAATTGATGAGGGTAATAAAGTACGTTCAGAATTTGGTTTTCTGGTGACCAGTGATTTTAAGAAACAGGTGTTTCCCAATGTGAATATGAATACGCAAATAAGCTTATATTCAGATTATCTTCGGGATTTTGGAAATATTGATGTAGACTGGCAATTGGCGTTTGATATGAAGGTAAACGATTTTATAAAAGCCAATATAGGCTCTCATCTTCTTTATGATAATGATGTAAAATATAAAGAAGATACTAATGGCGATGGGAATCTGGAAACCTTAGGAGCCAGGGTACAGTGGAAACAGCTTTTAGGGGTTGGTTTTACCTATGTTTTTTAGGTTAAACTCCTTTTGGAATTAAACAACTAAGCAAATAGGTTCATGTATTTCCCTAAAGTGTGAAGATATTGAAATATTAAAAACCGGAACCCTGATATCTTTTGAAAGAAGACACCGTAAATCCATCAGTAAGTGATGCGGTATACGAACAAATTTGAATAAGTTTTTGGTATACAGAAGTTTCTGCATTTAAATTTTTAAGCTTTGGTACAGACTTTAAGACCAGATCGTTAAAATTCGAATCTAAATCCTGGGTTGCTGGTAAAAATGCATTGGTATAGGTGTCTAATAAAGTTTCCAGCATTTTATACCCGGCAATTTCTTTATTGATTACTTCTTCGCTTTGGTAAATTTTCTCAATGCTTATTTTGATAATATCTTTAATCTGTGCTTCGTATTTGCTTTTGTCGAATAAAGCCTGATGGAACTCTCCTGCAAGAATAGCTTCTTCGTTTGCCAGGAAGATTTCAGCAGCTTCGCGAATCAAGGTGTTAATCGCTAAAGATCGCAGATAGCTTAAGCGATCTGCCGTACTTTGTAAAGAATTGTATTTAGGTGTGGATATCGTGTCTTTTACCAGTTTAATTAAATATTCTAATGCATAATCTTCGTCGATCAAACCCAGATTAATACCGTCCTCGAAGTCGATAATTGTATAACAAATATCATCTGCAGCTTCTACTAGAAATGCTAGAGGATGTCTTGAAAAACTAATGTCATTTTTGTTTCCAGTTTTGATTAGGCCAAGTTCTTGTGCCACATCAAGCATGGTGCCTTTTTCACTTTGGAAAAAGCCGAATTTCTTATCGGCAATATTTTTTGTGGGTTTGTGCGGTAAGGATTCCTTAGGATATTTCATAAAAGCACCAAGGGTGGCATAACTTATTCTTAAACCACCGGGAGTACCGGGACGATCCTGGGTAAGAATTTTAAAACCATTGGCATTTCCTTCAAATTTTACTAAATCCTGATATTCTTTTTCGCTAAGTTGGGATTGGAATCTTTTGCCGTTTCCATTTAAAAAATATTCGCCTATGGCTTTTTCTCCGGAATGTCCAAAGGGAGGATTCCCGATATCATGTGCTAAAGCGGCTGCGGCAACGATTGCTCCAAAATCATTCATCTGGTAGCCATGAATAGTGCTAAGATGAGGGTGTTTTTCCAGGATCTTTTTTCCCGTTAGGCGGCCTAGGGATCGGCCCACTACAGAAACTTCAAGACTATGGGTTAAACGCGTATGTACAAAATCTGTTTTAGAAAGTGGGATTACCTGGGTCTTATCCTGTAAACTCCTAAAAGCTGAAGAAAAAATAATGCGATCGTAATCTACCTCGAAACCTAAACGGGTTTCATCTTGTTCTTTACGTAATCTTTTATTGGTATCGCCAGATCTTTTTAGTGATAATAGTTGTTCCCAGTTCATGATTTTTATTTAGCGTTAGGGATAGAGCAGTTTGTTTGAGCTCTTGCAAGATGGTACATCCTTGCAAAGCGAGCAGCGAAAGCCCGGCCGAAGGCAACGCCCTACTTATAGTTTTTTAGCTACTTTTTCCAGTTCGGCATACCAGTCTTCACCAAATTTTCTAATAAGTGCTTCTTTAGTGAATTTATAAATAGGTACACCTAATTCTTCGCCAAGGCTACAGGCGTCATCGCAAATATGCCATTGATGGTAGTTGACGGCAGAAAACTCTGAATAATCCTGAACGCGTACCGGATAAAGATGGCATGAAATCGGTTTTTTCCAATCGATTTCTCCCTGATTATAGGCCTCCTCTATTCCGCAAAGAGCGGTTCCTTTATCATCGAAGGTGACATACGCACAATCGGCACCATCGATAAGCGGGGTTTCGATCTCACCAAAATCGTTCGTGATATACCGTCCCTGTGCTTCTATGGCCTCGATTCCTTTTTGCCTTAGAAATGGTTTAACTTTTGGATAAATGCTATCCATGATCTCTTTCTCATACTCTTCTACGGGAGCACCGGCATCGCCATCTACACAGCATGCCCCTTTACAGGCAGAAAGATTACAAACAAATTCTTTTTTTAGAATTTCTTCTGAAACTATGGTTTTACCTAACTGAAACATACGGCAAAGATAATTTTAAGATTGATTTTATAAAGAAAAGTGCTTTATTATTTGATGAATCATCGAGATTTGAATAGTACGGTTCCTGTTTTACCCAGTAATCGGGATTAAATGCTCATGTCCTTATTTGTCGAGATCGGTAGGTCACGAACTAAAATAAATTTGTAACAAATACCTCATTTTACTGTGATAGTTTACGTTAAAAAGGTTTCCTTTTTGTGAGCGGTCGACTTCATTTATACTGCCTGGCAACGTTTGGATATTATTTTTTGATCTTAAATATATTGCGAATTGGCCTTTTTTGCGCTGCAAAGAGTATCCTGCAAAATTATAAAAGCTATTTCGGTTCCTGCCTCGAAAGCTTTTCCTAAGTTCTTAATTGTTTAGAAATATTTAAAGTTGAAATGAACTAAAATCGTTATGAAAATTTACTTTTGCAAAAAATTTTGAGCTATGTTTAATTTGTTCGACCTCAGGGAGGTGTTTACGGTAGGGATGGTTTTATTTGCGGTAATCGATATTATTGGAAGTATTCCTATTGTATTGGATTTACGTAAAAAAGTAGGGCATATACAAAGTGAAAAAGCCTCTTTGGTGGCTGGTTTGCTAATGATTGCTTTTTTGTTTTTAGGGAAAGAGATTTTAAACCTTATTGGTATCGATGTAAATTCTTTTGCGGTGGCCGGTTCGTTTATTTTATTTTTTCTGGCTTTAGAGATGATCCTGGGGATTAGTTTGTATAAAGATGATGCGCCAGAATCTGCTTCTGTAGTGCCTTTGGCCTTTCCGTTAATTGCCGGGGCAGGGACGATGACTTCACTTTTATCGTTAAGGGCAGAATATGAAACCATAAATATCATTGTGGCTATCATAATCAATATTATCTTTGTATATGTTGTTTTAAAATCTTCAGGTAAAATAGAAAAGGTTTTAGGATCGCAGGGTATAAATGTTATCCGGAAGATATTTGGCGTTATTTTACTGGCAATCGCCGTTAAACTTTTTGCCGCAAACATTCAGAGTTTATTTTCATGACAAAGTATTTAATCTACACGATCATCTTTTTAGGAATAGTTGTTATTGGTTTTAATGTGACGATATTAGATTTTAATCGTCTAATGGAAGACGAAAGCGGAACAGCGTTGATCGCTATTGTGGCCAGTCTTTGCGTGATCGTTTTAATGGGAATCCTTTTAGTATCCAGAGCAATCGCAAAAAAACATAATCAATAATTATGGAATATGATCTTTTAATTGTTGGCGGAGGAGCGGCAGGCATGTCCTGTGCATTAGTCGTTGGATCGGGTTTAGAAAAAGAATTTGCTAAGGATAAGAAGGTAGGGATCTTAATGCATCAAAAAACCTCTGATCTGCAAAACGCCCTTTTTAATAATGTACTTGGATTACCACCGGCAACTAAAGGTATAGACATACTGAAACAAGGACCTGAACAATTAGAAGAATTATATCCAAAAGTAACACAGTTAACAGGAGAGAAACTTCAGCACATTAGCAAAAATGAAAATGGAGTTTTTGAGCTTAAAACCAATAAGGATAATTACTTAGCCAAAAAGGTAGTGATCGCTATTGGCTATTCCGATAATTTTAGAATAGGCGGAGTAGATGAATATGTTATTCCGCACAAAAAGGCCAAAGCTTCTAAAAATCGTGTGCAATTAATCAATGAAGACCACCTGGTGGTTCCTAATTTATATGTGGCCGGTTCTCTTGCAGGTTGGCGAAGCCAGTTCTCTATCGCCTGTGGTAGTGGCGCTGCCGTAGCAACAGATATCCTTACCGATTGGAACGATGGGGAGCATACTAAAGTTCACGACAAATTATCCTAAAAGGAAACAACTAATTGCAGGAACTACAGAGCTGATCATCAAGATGATAAAAAAACGATGCACGCTTCGGTAAACTAAAGCTCTTTTTAATTTCTCAGTAAAAACTTTATCCGGATGAGAAGCGATATGTTTTATGATTGTTTTTTTGGGAACATAGGAAGAGGTTACAATGATCTCCTTTTGAAGTAGCAATAATGCACTATTATCCAGCAGCCTAAAACTTACGGCAATCACAAAGAATAATAAGGGGAGGAAAATACAATAACTATCAGATAAATCTTCCGGAACCATTAATCTTTAAAATTATGCTTTTTTTTAGATAATTCCAGTACTTTCTCAATTACAGGATCTCCTTCATTTTTTAATTGTTGAAAGTAAGTGGAACCGAACAGTTGTTGTGCCATCACGGCTTTTAAATACTGTTTCATGAGCGGCTTATATTCGGTAAGGCGAATGTTTAACTTTTCACTTTTTCCAAAGGCAATAAGTCTATCGATGACTTCATCGGTAATTTCCACTTCATTCTCAAATTCTCTTTTGGAAAGTGAGTTATAGTAGGATCGTTTTCGTTCTAATTCCTGAAAAACAAATCGGCTTAAAAAACCGCGATTTAGTAAAATGCGAATGTGCTCATGTTCAATTTCTATATCTTTAGGGATAAATACATCAGGGATAATTCCGCCTCCGCCGTATACCACTTTTCCACCCGGGGTGACATATTTTAAAGAGTCGTCTACTTTTATGCTATCTACGCTTTTAAGTTCGCCGTTTTCATAGCGGCGCTCATAATCTCTAAAATAATTATCGTTTCCGTTTTCGTAAGGTTTTTGTATAGAACGGCCGGTTGGGGTATAATACCTAGCTATAGTTAATCGTACCGCACTGCCGTCGCCAAGATCCATTTCCCGCTGTACCAATCCTTTACCGTAGGATCGTCTTCCGATAATAGTTCCCACATCGTTATCCTGTAAAGCGCCTGCTACCACTTCGCTTGCCGAAGCCGAATTTTCATTAATTAAAACATATACGTGTCCATCCTCAAAGTCGCCTTTACGATTGGCAAAAGTTTTTTCTATAGCACCGCTTTTGTTTTTAGTGAAAAGAATAAGCTTATCGTCTTTTAAGAACTCATCGGCAATATTAATGGCTTCTGCTAAATATCCGCCTGGATTGTCGCGAAGATCCAGTGCAATCTCTTTAGCGCCCATTAGCTTTAAAGCCTTTATAGCAGCATCAAACTCCTCATAGGTCGATTCTGCAAAACGATTTATTTTAATGTAGCCTACGGTTTTGTTAAGCATATAAACCGCTTCCACACTTTTTATAGGCACATGATCGCGCTTTACATTAAAACTAAGAAGATCGTCCTGTCCGGGGCGTTTTACTTTAAGTTCCACATTACTGCCCTGTCGTCCTTTTAAAAAATGGGTTAAGGAATCGCTGCTTACACCCAGATTGAATAATGCTTTGTCGTTTGCATATAAAATACGGTCACCGCCTCGGATACCAATCTTTTCACTTGGTCCGCCTTCTAGTGGTTGGATAACCATAATGGTGTCTTCGACTGAATAGAAACTAACACCAATACCCACAAAATCACCTTTCATGTTTTGAGAAACATTGTCGTATTCCTGTTCCGGGATATATACCGAATGGGGATCCAGGCCTTTTAATATTGTATTTACGGTAACATCAACAATACTATCTGTATTTACATTATCAACGTATTCATAATCGATATAGTCGATTAGGCGGTTTAACTTTTCTTTTTTTGGATTAGATGAAAATAACTGATCTGAAGAAGAGTAATTTATTTTACCTCCCATAAATACGCCAATAGCACAGGCTATTCCTAAAAGGAGTGGGGTATATATGTTTTTTTTATTTTTCAATCGTCTAATTGCGTTATCTGAATTAAATCGACTCCGGCTTTTTTAAGAAAATCGAGACCGCTATTATCTTTATAATCTACACAATATACCAGTCTGGTTATTCCGGCCTGGTGTATTAATTTGCTACATTCCTTACAGGGCGACATGGTTATATATAATGTAGCTCCCTGGCAGGATTGAGTAGATGCGGCAACTTTTAAGATCGCATTCGCTTCGGCATGTAAAACATACCATTTGGTATAGCCTTCTTCATCTTCACAAAAATTCTCAAATCCGCTGGGGGTACCATTGTAGCCATCAGAAATAATCATTCTATCTTTAACAATAACTGCACCAACCTGTTTTCTTTTGCAATGGGAAAGTTTGCTCCACTCCCTTGCTATTCTTAAATAGGCTTTGTCGTATTTAAGTTGTTTTTCTTTTTGCATGTGTTATGAAAGGAGATTTATTAAATCTCATATTCTTATAATGTAAGAATCGCTAAATTATTGTAAGCTACAGGTTAAACCAATTTTAACGCGTTAAAGTTAATTAAATGGCATTAAAATTATCCCTAAGTATAGGTAGAATAATCCCTATAACCAGTGCAGAGACGACCAGCACCCAATCACGTTTAGAGACCTGAAAGAAATTTTGCGTGATAAACGCCAGGATTAAGACCGATAAAACAATGATTGCCTGTGCACATTCTATCCCTAAAGCAAATTCTAAAAGCGGGAAGATCTTTGAGGAAAAACCGCTGCTTAGCATTTTAAAATACGTAGAAAAACCAAGGCCGTGAATCACCCCAAAAAAGCAGTGGTAAAATACAGCAATGTTGGGTTGCCTGATTTTTCTTTATTGCTAGCGGTAAAAATATTGTAAATGGCAGTAATCATGATTGATACCGGAATTAAAAATTCTACCCAAGCGGTGTCTACAATTACAATTTCGTAAGTAGATAAAAATAAGGCAAAGGTGTGACCAATGGTGAAAATGGTCACCAGCCATAGTACCCTTTTCCATGAGGTAAAGGTATATGAGGCTACCAGGGCGATTAAAAATAGAATATGGTCGTATGCATTCCAATCCAGAACATGCTCCAAACCTAATTTAAGATATAACCAAAACTGCGACATAAGGGAAAAAGGCTAACGTTGCCGAATGTACGACTTCTTAATAAAATCACAAAAGCTAATGCAGTAAACCATGGCTTTATTTGGATTTTTGGGTTAATTAGATATCGAAAATAGATGTTTTTCGATCCCATAGTCATAAATGAATTTTAAATTCTAAAATACCTTAGGGTTAATG from Zunongwangia profunda SM-A87 harbors:
- a CDS encoding nucleoside deaminase, with protein sequence MLTPFDDTYFMKKAFEEAQIAFEKGEIPVGVVVVIKNRIIARGHNLTETLNDVTAHAEMQSITAAASFLGGKYLKGCTMYVTLEPCQMCAGALYWSQLSRLVFAAKDDHRGYQKFGVQLHPKTEVSQGIMANECSQLLKKFFIQKRNLN
- the dxs gene encoding 1-deoxy-D-xylulose-5-phosphate synthase; amino-acid sequence: MEYQILNNIEGPENLKALSLQELQLLAKELRQYIIAVVAVKEGHLGASLGVVELTIALHFVFDTPRDLLVWDVGHQAYGHKILTGRRKKFHTNRQLGGISGFPKREESVYDAFGVGHSSTSISAALGMALASRLKGDLDKQHIAVIGDASIASGMAFEGLNHAGVTNANLLVILNDNAIGIDPSVGALKEYLTKAKVGYKPKESNIIEALNFRYFGPIDGHDLEGLVSILKELNEIKGPKFLHVITKKGKGLKKAEEDQVKYHAPGKFKPETGELLPKSAEGLPLKYQDVFGLTLVELAEKNKNIVGITPAMPTGSSLKYMMEAFPERAFDVGIAEQHAVTLAAGMATQGAIVFCNIYSTFLQRAYDQVIHDVALQNLHVIFCLDRAGLVGEDGATHHGLFDLVYLRAIPNMIVVAPADEIELRQLLYTAQLGLTHPMAIRYPRGRGVNVNWQLPFKALEIGKAVCEKEGENLAVLVVGSIIRNAKLALQEFSEEIGLYNMRFVKPLDKTMLHQVFKKYKTILTIEDGVISGGFGSAILEFAAANDYSLKIKCLGIPDAFIEHGEIGELQEIAGIDVKTIINELKSLL
- a CDS encoding DUF3078 domain-containing protein; this translates as MQVRLIISLICISFYLGISSLSMCAQNQTAQDTTQTPQDSADVEPVIIYWSEKNAVGVNLSEVAFVNWNAGGNNSISALFHGQFERNYKKKLTSWKNYLSLRYGLNSQEGQELRKTDDQIQFKTTFGYRKDSVSNWYYSGNIDFRTQFANGYKYPNTDAAISKFMAPGYLLIGVGTQFSHPDENFNAYISPVTEKSTFVLDQRLANEGAFGVDPAEYDELGNLIDEGNKVRSEFGFLVTSDFKKQVFPNVNMNTQISLYSDYLRDFGNIDVDWQLAFDMKVNDFIKANIGSHLLYDNDVKYKEDTNGDGNLETLGARVQWKQLLGVGFTYVF
- the dgt gene encoding dGTP triphosphohydrolase, which gives rise to MNWEQLLSLKRSGDTNKRLRKEQDETRLGFEVDYDRIIFSSAFRSLQDKTQVIPLSKTDFVHTRLTHSLEVSVVGRSLGRLTGKKILEKHPHLSTIHGYQMNDFGAIVAAAALAHDIGNPPFGHSGEKAIGEYFLNGNGKRFQSQLSEKEYQDLVKFEGNANGFKILTQDRPGTPGGLRISYATLGAFMKYPKESLPHKPTKNIADKKFGFFQSEKGTMLDVAQELGLIKTGNKNDISFSRHPLAFLVEAADDICYTIIDFEDGINLGLIDEDYALEYLIKLVKDTISTPKYNSLQSTADRLSYLRSLAINTLIREAAEIFLANEEAILAGEFHQALFDKSKYEAQIKDIIKISIEKIYQSEEVINKEIAGYKMLETLLDTYTNAFLPATQDLDSNFNDLVLKSVPKLKNLNAETSVYQKLIQICSYTASLTDGFTVSSFKRYQGSGF
- a CDS encoding DUF3109 family protein, whose translation is MFQLGKTIVSEEILKKEFVCNLSACKGACCVDGDAGAPVEEYEKEIMDSIYPKVKPFLRQKGIEAIEAQGRYITNDFGEIETPLIDGADCAYVTFDDKGTALCGIEEAYNQGEIDWKKPISCHLYPVRVQDYSEFSAVNYHQWHICDDACSLGEELGVPIYKFTKEALIRKFGEDWYAELEKVAKKL
- a CDS encoding MarC family protein codes for the protein MFNLFDLREVFTVGMVLFAVIDIIGSIPIVLDLRKKVGHIQSEKASLVAGLLMIAFLFLGKEILNLIGIDVNSFAVAGSFILFFLALEMILGISLYKDDAPESASVVPLAFPLIAGAGTMTSLLSLRAEYETINIIVAIIINIIFVYVVLKSSGKIEKVLGSQGINVIRKIFGVILLAIAVKLFAANIQSLFS
- a CDS encoding FAD-dependent oxidoreductase; protein product: MEYDLLIVGGGAAGMSCALVVGSGLEKEFAKDKKVGILMHQKTSDLQNALFNNVLGLPPATKGIDILKQGPEQLEELYPKVTQLTGEKLQHISKNENGVFELKTNKDNYLAKKVVIAIGYSDNFRIGGVDEYVIPHKKAKASKNRVQLINEDHLVVPNLYVAGSLAGWRSQFSIACGSGAAVATDILTDWNDGEHTKVHDKLS
- a CDS encoding S41 family peptidase translates to MKNKKNIYTPLLLGIACAIGVFMGGKINYSSSDQLFSSNPKKEKLNRLIDYIDYEYVDNVNTDSIVDVTVNTILKGLDPHSVYIPEQEYDNVSQNMKGDFVGIGVSFYSVEDTIMVIQPLEGGPSEKIGIRGGDRILYANDKALFNLGVSSDSLTHFLKGRQGSNVELKVKRPGQDDLLSFNVKRDHVPIKSVEAVYMLNKTVGYIKINRFAESTYEEFDAAIKALKLMGAKEIALDLRDNPGGYLAEAINIADEFLKDDKLILFTKNKSGAIEKTFANRKGDFEDGHVYVLINENSASASEVVAGALQDNDVGTIIGRRSYGKGLVQREMDLGDGSAVRLTIARYYTPTGRSIQKPYENGNDNYFRDYERRYENGELKSVDSIKVDDSLKYVTPGGKVVYGGGGIIPDVFIPKDIEIEHEHIRILLNRGFLSRFVFQELERKRSYYNSLSKREFENEVEITDEVIDRLIAFGKSEKLNIRLTEYKPLMKQYLKAVMAQQLFGSTYFQQLKNEGDPVIEKVLELSKKKHNFKD
- a CDS encoding deoxycytidylate deaminase, with protein sequence MQKEKQLKYDKAYLRIAREWSKLSHCKRKQVGAVIVKDRMIISDGYNGTPSGFENFCEDEEGYTKWYVLHAEANAILKVAASTQSCQGATLYITMSPCKECSKLIHQAGITRLVYCVDYKDNSGLDFLKKAGVDLIQITQLDD